A region from the Melioribacter roseus P3M-2 genome encodes:
- the eno gene encoding phosphopyruvate hydratase has protein sequence MTNIVDVWGREILDSRGNPTVEVEVALECGVVGRAAVPSGASTGENEAVELRDGDKSRYLGKGVKKAVENINNRIADELIDWDAVEQVAIDNFLCELDGTPTKSELGANAILGVSLACAKAAAEALGLPLYRYIGGTNARTLPVPMMNILNGGKHADNNVDFQEFMVMPVGAPTFAEALRMGAETFHSLKSVLKAKGYNTAVGDEGGFAPNLKSNEEAIEVILEAIEKAGYKAGKDIFIALDPAASEMWDNDKKAYYFFKSDKSYISPEKMVDYWADWVSKYPIISIEDGMGEFDWEGWKMLTDKVGDKIQLVGDDLFVTNTEFLAKGIEQGVANSILIKVNQIGTLTETLEAIEMAKKAGYTAVVSHRSGETEDTTIADIAVATNAGQIKTGSASRTDRIAKYNQLLRIEEELDTTAIFPGIAAINYTAE, from the coding sequence ATGACAAACATTGTGGATGTTTGGGGACGTGAAATACTCGACTCAAGAGGGAATCCTACCGTAGAAGTTGAAGTTGCGCTCGAATGCGGCGTTGTGGGACGCGCTGCGGTTCCAAGCGGCGCTTCAACCGGCGAAAACGAAGCCGTTGAATTGCGCGACGGCGACAAATCCCGTTATCTCGGCAAAGGCGTCAAAAAAGCCGTCGAAAACATCAATAACAGAATAGCAGACGAATTGATCGATTGGGACGCAGTCGAACAGGTGGCAATCGACAATTTCCTGTGCGAACTCGACGGAACTCCCACAAAATCCGAACTCGGCGCAAACGCAATACTTGGAGTTTCGCTGGCATGCGCAAAAGCCGCAGCCGAAGCTCTGGGTCTTCCGCTCTATCGTTATATCGGAGGCACAAACGCGCGCACTCTGCCCGTACCGATGATGAACATTCTCAACGGCGGTAAACACGCCGACAATAACGTCGACTTCCAGGAATTTATGGTAATGCCGGTAGGAGCTCCCACGTTTGCGGAAGCTCTAAGAATGGGCGCCGAAACTTTCCACAGCCTCAAATCCGTTCTAAAAGCCAAAGGTTATAATACTGCTGTAGGCGACGAAGGCGGTTTCGCTCCGAATCTCAAATCGAACGAAGAAGCCATCGAAGTTATTCTCGAAGCCATCGAAAAAGCCGGCTACAAAGCGGGCAAAGATATCTTTATCGCTCTCGACCCCGCGGCAAGCGAAATGTGGGATAACGACAAAAAAGCTTACTACTTCTTCAAGTCGGACAAATCGTATATCTCGCCCGAAAAGATGGTCGACTACTGGGCTGACTGGGTAAGCAAATATCCGATTATTTCGATCGAAGACGGCATGGGCGAATTCGACTGGGAAGGCTGGAAAATGCTGACCGACAAAGTGGGCGACAAAATCCAGCTCGTGGGCGACGACCTCTTTGTAACCAATACCGAATTCCTCGCAAAAGGAATCGAACAGGGCGTCGCAAATTCGATTTTGATTAAAGTAAATCAAATCGGCACATTGACCGAAACATTGGAAGCCATCGAAATGGCTAAAAAAGCAGGTTATACGGCGGTCGTGAGCCATCGTTCCGGCGAAACGGAGGATACTACGATTGCAGACATTGCTGTGGCTACGAACGCAGGACAAATTAAAACCGGTTCGGCAAGCAGAACCGACAGAATAGCCAAATACAATCAGCTTCTCAGAATCGAAGAGGAACTCGATACCACCGCCATTTTCCCCGGTATCGCAGCAATTAACTATACTGCAGAATAA
- a CDS encoding HigA family addiction module antitoxin has protein sequence MERLENIHPGEILLEEFLRPLKITAYKLAKDTVIPQTRISQIIKGKRRITADTALRLSSYFGTIAKFWLGLQNDYDIEEERKNKQEILTKIKTNAPQQKASSLSGID, from the coding sequence ATGGAAAGATTAGAGAATATACATCCGGGAGAGATTTTACTCGAGGAGTTTTTGCGTCCTCTTAAAATTACCGCTTACAAATTAGCAAAAGATACAGTTATACCGCAGACTCGTATATCACAGATAATTAAAGGTAAAAGGAGAATTACCGCCGATACGGCGTTGAGATTATCATCGTATTTCGGCACGATAGCAAAATTCTGGCTTGGTCTTCAAAACGATTATGATATCGAAGAAGAAAGAAAAAACAAACAAGAGATACTGACAAAAATAAAAACAAACGCGCCGCAGCAAAAGGCATCGAGTCTGTCCGGAATAGATTAA
- a CDS encoding DMT family transporter — translation MLGELAALMTALLWSGTSIAFTEASVRVGSFHVNISRLVIAFLLLIVTILISGFDATMSPAQIFNLGMSGFIGLVIGDTFLFKAFQYIGARISMLIMALVPALSAILAYIFLGEVILPLQILGMIITIVGIAIVVLQRKDNKVKPDYRGIFYAFMGAVGQAGGLIFAKLAFNEADVNGFVAASVRIAVSIVFIYPVFVIVNRNPNPFYKFAGDKKALLYMLTGSVIGPYLGITFSLIAISYTQVGIASTLMATPPIIMLPMVRYYYKERIPPLSTLGAFIAVSGVALLFLV, via the coding sequence ATGCTGGGTGAATTGGCGGCTCTTATGACGGCGTTGTTATGGTCGGGCACTTCGATTGCCTTTACGGAAGCCTCGGTGCGCGTGGGATCGTTTCACGTAAATATTTCGCGCCTCGTAATCGCTTTTCTGTTGTTGATCGTTACGATTCTCATTTCCGGATTCGACGCGACGATGAGCCCCGCTCAAATTTTCAACCTCGGTATGAGCGGTTTTATCGGACTGGTAATAGGGGATACTTTTTTGTTCAAAGCGTTTCAATACATCGGAGCGCGAATCAGTATGCTTATAATGGCTCTTGTGCCGGCGCTCTCGGCAATTCTGGCGTATATCTTTCTGGGCGAAGTTATTCTGCCTTTGCAAATACTGGGTATGATAATAACTATCGTCGGCATTGCAATAGTTGTGCTTCAGCGAAAGGACAATAAAGTCAAACCCGACTACAGGGGAATATTCTATGCGTTTATGGGCGCCGTAGGTCAGGCGGGCGGATTGATTTTTGCCAAACTTGCGTTCAACGAAGCCGACGTCAACGGTTTTGTGGCTGCTTCCGTGCGTATTGCCGTTTCGATTGTTTTTATCTATCCGGTGTTCGTTATAGTCAACAGGAACCCCAATCCGTTTTATAAATTTGCCGGCGATAAAAAGGCTCTGCTTTATATGCTTACAGGTTCTGTAATCGGTCCTTATCTCGGAATTACGTTCAGTTTGATTGCAATTTCGTATACTCAGGTCGGAATCGCTTCCACACTGATGGCAACTCCTCCGATTATTATGCTGCCGATGGTTAGGTACTATTATAAAGAACGGATACCGCCTCTCTCGACGCTCGGAGCGTTTATTGCCGTATCCGGAGTCGCTCTTTTATTCCTTGTATAA
- a CDS encoding O-acetyl-ADP-ribose deacetylase, whose translation MRERIEIIEGDITKLRVDAIVNAANRSLLGGGGVDGAIHRAAGPGLLEECKTLGGCETGQAKITKGYNLPAKFVIHTVGPVWSGGNRNEDKLLSDCYRNSLKLAAENKVRTIAFPSISTGAYRFPFERAARIAVQTTLDFLSKNPMPEKVIFCCFGREAYDTYLKIFDELYKE comes from the coding sequence ATGAGGGAGCGAATCGAAATTATCGAAGGCGATATAACAAAACTCCGGGTAGACGCCATAGTAAACGCGGCAAACAGGAGTTTACTGGGAGGCGGAGGAGTCGACGGCGCAATTCACCGCGCCGCCGGTCCCGGACTGCTGGAAGAATGCAAAACCCTGGGCGGATGCGAAACCGGACAAGCCAAGATTACTAAGGGCTACAATCTGCCGGCTAAATTCGTAATTCACACAGTCGGACCGGTTTGGTCGGGCGGCAATCGAAACGAAGACAAACTCCTGAGCGACTGTTATCGGAATTCTTTAAAACTGGCGGCGGAAAATAAAGTACGGACAATTGCATTCCCGTCGATCAGCACAGGCGCGTACCGATTTCCGTTCGAAAGAGCCGCAAGAATAGCCGTTCAAACGACGCTCGATTTTTTGAGTAAAAATCCGATGCCGGAAAAAGTGATATTTTGCTGTTTCGGCAGAGAGGCTTACGATACATATTTGAAAATATTCGACGAATTATACAAGGAATAA
- a CDS encoding IS3 family transposase (programmed frameshift): MGQTRRTYDKEFKLSAVKMVTEEGMSVAEVSRDLGISENSIHKWKKKYLEDKNNAFPGKGKLKPEDEEIRRLERELKRVKMERDILKKAISFFSKDTGVKYMFIKENRRNYPLELMCRVLRVSRSGYYNWLKRKLSSREIEDRKLLEIIRFHYNRSDGRYGSPRITASIRRNGIIVNRKKVARLMRLHNIRAKMKKRYKSTTRQNRKAEVSENLVKGNFRSEEKDKVWTSDITYLWTSEGWLYLAVIMDIYSRKIVGWSVSQRLSAEIINRALRIAVIHRNPPAGLIFHSDRGSQYTSKSFREQLKSYQMKQSMSSSGNCYDNAITESFFHTLKTELVNFEKYETRDEARQSIFRYIEIFYNRQRLHSALGYLSPVEFEEKNKEEIKERVA; the protein is encoded by the exons ATGGGACAAACAAGAAGAACCTACGACAAAGAGTTTAAGCTATCGGCAGTCAAAATGGTAACCGAAGAAGGAATGTCGGTGGCAGAAGTATCCAGAGACTTGGGCATAAGCGAGAACTCGATTCATAAATGGAAGAAGAAATATCTCGAAGACAAGAATAATGCATTTCCGGGAAAAGGGAAATTAAAACCGGAAGATGAAGAAATAAGACGACTTGAGAGGGAGCTCAAGCGAGTAAAAATGGAAAGAGACATATTAAAAAAAGCCATATCTTTTTTTTCAAAGGATACGG GAGTAAAATATATGTTCATAAAAGAGAACCGAAGGAATTATCCTTTAGAGTTAATGTGCCGGGTATTACGGGTCAGCCGCTCCGGGTATTATAATTGGCTAAAAAGGAAATTAAGTAGTAGAGAGATAGAAGATCGGAAATTATTAGAGATAATAAGATTTCATTACAATAGAAGCGATGGCAGGTATGGATCGCCAAGGATAACGGCGTCGATCAGAAGGAATGGAATAATTGTAAACAGGAAGAAAGTGGCAAGGTTGATGAGGCTACACAATATACGAGCCAAGATGAAGAAGAGATACAAATCAACGACGCGTCAGAATCGAAAAGCGGAGGTGAGCGAAAATTTGGTAAAAGGCAATTTTCGTTCGGAAGAGAAAGATAAGGTCTGGACGAGCGATATAACATATTTGTGGACATCAGAAGGCTGGTTGTATTTGGCAGTGATAATGGATATTTACTCAAGAAAGATAGTGGGATGGTCGGTAAGTCAGAGATTGAGCGCTGAAATAATAAATAGAGCTTTAAGGATTGCCGTAATTCATAGAAATCCACCGGCGGGGTTAATTTTTCACAGTGACAGAGGCAGTCAGTATACGAGCAAATCATTCAGAGAACAATTGAAAAGCTATCAGATGAAACAATCGATGAGTTCGAGCGGCAATTGTTATGACAATGCAATTACGGAATCGTTTTTTCATACATTGAAAACCGAATTGGTGAATTTTGAGAAATATGAAACGCGTGACGAAGCCAGGCAAAGTATATTTAGATACATTGAAATATTTTACAACAGGCAGAGATTACATTCAGCTTTGGGTTATTTATCTCCGGTTGAATTCGAAGAAAAAAATAAGGAAGAAATTAAAGAAAGAGTTGCTTAA
- a CDS encoding glycosyltransferase family 9 protein, with product MPMNRPLKIMVVNTKFLGDLIVSTPALRFLKEEYPSSELILIVRKEYRKAFENFPYIDRIIPFDTELKHKKGLRALKRGIDFILKLRKEKPDVFIALHPGDRLALWAYFSGAILRIAPKKQTFSFLLNKKIDVNEDSIKYIDYYNRIVEHGNKRVKSNTTEFCVPDEDVLWAEKFIDENGLEDGEFITVHPGASEKSKVWQLDNYIELIEKLLAECNKKILLLAGPQDEEYCNIISENFNEKNLVVYKSGSVTKSAALIKKSKLLIDNDTGTRHLGAALGVKILALLPEDNLDYWNFYDGVNHAFIVGKRIKDGEKSYLGGIDVETVFKKTVDLVGGKR from the coding sequence ATGCCGATGAATCGCCCTCTCAAAATAATGGTCGTCAATACGAAATTCCTCGGCGATTTAATTGTGTCGACTCCCGCATTAAGATTCCTTAAAGAAGAATATCCCAGCTCGGAATTGATTTTAATCGTCAGAAAAGAATACCGGAAGGCATTCGAAAATTTTCCGTATATCGACAGGATAATTCCGTTCGACACTGAATTGAAACATAAAAAAGGATTACGGGCGTTAAAGCGAGGCATCGATTTCATCTTGAAACTCAGAAAAGAAAAGCCGGACGTTTTTATAGCTCTCCATCCGGGCGACAGGCTGGCTCTGTGGGCTTATTTCTCCGGCGCCATACTCAGGATCGCTCCCAAAAAACAAACTTTCTCGTTTCTTTTAAACAAAAAGATCGACGTCAACGAAGATTCGATTAAATATATCGATTACTATAACCGGATTGTTGAACACGGCAACAAGAGGGTTAAATCGAACACAACGGAGTTTTGCGTTCCTGACGAAGATGTTTTATGGGCGGAAAAGTTTATCGATGAAAACGGTCTTGAAGACGGAGAATTCATTACAGTCCATCCCGGCGCAAGCGAAAAAAGCAAAGTATGGCAGCTCGATAATTATATCGAATTGATCGAAAAGCTTTTGGCGGAGTGCAACAAGAAAATATTACTCCTTGCCGGACCTCAGGACGAGGAATATTGCAATATTATTTCTGAAAATTTTAACGAAAAAAATCTCGTTGTTTATAAATCCGGCAGCGTTACGAAGAGCGCGGCGCTGATTAAAAAATCGAAATTGTTGATCGATAACGACACTGGTACCCGGCATCTCGGCGCGGCTTTGGGTGTAAAAATACTCGCTCTTTTACCCGAAGACAATCTCGATTACTGGAATTTTTACGACGGCGTAAATCACGCTTTTATCGTCGGCAAAAGAATTAAAGACGGGGAAAAATCTTATCTTGGCGGTATTGATGTCGAAACGGTTTTCAAAAAAACAGTCGATTTGGTCGGAGGCAAACGGTGA
- a CDS encoding aldehyde dehydrogenase family protein yields the protein MDFDKDLQSIQLARNLAARAKEAQMEFKHFNQKQVDKIVEAMSEAGFREAERLARMAHEETGFGKVSDKIIKNQFATRDVYNSIKDLKTVGIIDIRSNGKVVKIAEPMGVVAALIPSTNPTSTAMFKAIISLKCRNGIVASPHPKAVKSTAEAMNVLSEAAEKAGAPAGLIQTLTIPTLEGTNALMHDKNIAVILATGSTPMVRAAYSAGKPAYGVGSGNVPAFIERTADIKKAVADIVYGTTFDNGVLCSSEQAMIVDRPIKEKVIEEAKKLGCYFLNPEEKKLLEERVAKGAKLNADIVGKPAPWIASYAGFEVPPDTTVLIAECTKVGKDEPLSIEKLSPILAFYTVDGWLEGCHRSIELLEFGGVGHTMAIHSNDREIILKFALEKPAFRIVVNTPSSVGAVGYTTGLTPSMTLGPGTWGGSIISENVTASHLMNIKTLAFETNPVNKGNAVDSLEGTGVRRTEAGASGFTNIIEERLRARAGNPPVGSFNSSFTKKESNKRFGSGISEDEINKIIAEFKKH from the coding sequence ATGGACTTCGATAAAGACCTTCAGTCGATACAACTGGCTCGCAATTTAGCCGCTCGCGCAAAAGAAGCTCAGATGGAATTCAAGCATTTCAATCAAAAGCAGGTGGACAAAATAGTCGAAGCGATGAGCGAAGCCGGATTCAGGGAAGCCGAAAGACTTGCGCGTATGGCTCACGAGGAAACGGGTTTCGGCAAAGTATCGGACAAGATTATTAAAAATCAGTTTGCCACGAGGGATGTTTATAATTCGATTAAAGACCTCAAAACCGTCGGTATAATCGATATAAGAAGCAACGGCAAAGTGGTTAAAATAGCCGAGCCGATGGGAGTCGTGGCGGCTTTGATTCCGTCGACCAATCCGACGTCGACCGCAATGTTCAAAGCGATTATATCGTTGAAATGCAGGAACGGAATTGTAGCCAGTCCTCATCCGAAAGCCGTTAAATCGACAGCCGAAGCAATGAATGTCTTATCCGAAGCCGCCGAAAAAGCGGGCGCTCCGGCGGGTTTAATCCAGACGTTGACTATTCCCACGCTCGAAGGCACGAACGCATTGATGCACGATAAGAACATTGCCGTTATACTTGCTACGGGCAGCACTCCGATGGTGCGCGCCGCGTACAGCGCGGGAAAACCGGCTTACGGCGTAGGCTCGGGCAACGTTCCGGCTTTTATAGAAAGAACCGCCGATATTAAAAAAGCCGTGGCGGATATCGTCTACGGCACGACTTTCGACAACGGAGTATTGTGTTCTTCGGAACAGGCGATGATTGTCGACCGTCCTATTAAAGAAAAAGTGATCGAAGAAGCGAAAAAACTCGGGTGTTATTTCTTAAATCCCGAAGAAAAGAAACTTCTGGAAGAACGAGTCGCCAAAGGCGCAAAACTGAACGCCGATATTGTGGGCAAACCAGCTCCGTGGATAGCTTCGTACGCGGGTTTCGAAGTCCCTCCGGACACGACGGTATTGATTGCCGAATGTACGAAAGTCGGTAAAGACGAACCGCTTTCGATCGAAAAACTCTCGCCCATACTGGCGTTTTATACGGTCGACGGATGGCTCGAAGGATGTCACCGTTCGATAGAACTGCTCGAATTCGGAGGCGTCGGTCACACTATGGCAATCCATTCGAACGACAGGGAAATCATATTGAAATTTGCGTTGGAAAAACCCGCGTTTCGTATAGTAGTTAATACGCCTTCGTCTGTGGGCGCAGTTGGATACACGACGGGATTAACGCCATCGATGACGTTAGGGCCCGGCACGTGGGGAGGTTCGATTATTTCGGAAAACGTTACGGCTTCTCATTTGATGAATATTAAAACTCTGGCGTTCGAAACCAATCCGGTTAACAAAGGCAACGCGGTCGATTCGTTGGAAGGAACCGGAGTTAGAAGGACGGAAGCGGGAGCCTCCGGATTTACGAATATTATCGAAGAACGCTTGAGAGCGCGTGCGGGCAATCCGCCTGTCGGCTCTTTCAATTCTTCTTTTACGAAAAAAGAATCAAACAAACGGTTCGGCAGCGGCATCTCCGAGGACGAGATAAATAAAATTATAGCGGAATTTAAGAAACATTGA
- a CDS encoding DUF1772 domain-containing protein encodes MIIIIIMLSSFIIFLAGVHAPTIIINVPLNNKLQSINADTEDEAACKDARNNFEARWNRWNRIRTVASSVSSILLILLLLNV; translated from the coding sequence TTGATTATTATAATAATTATGCTGTCCTCTTTTATTATTTTTTTAGCGGGAGTTCACGCCCCGACAATAATAATCAATGTGCCTTTAAATAATAAACTGCAATCGATAAATGCCGATACGGAAGACGAAGCGGCATGTAAAGACGCTCGAAATAATTTTGAAGCGCGTTGGAACCGCTGGAATAGAATAAGAACGGTAGCTTCATCCGTTTCTTCGATACTGTTAATACTTTTGCTGCTTAACGTATGA
- the mgtE gene encoding magnesium transporter: protein MLTMLVNPEIKELIQKRNFSELKDILIDWDPTDIADLILNLEEDERALIFRLLPKELAADVFEYLDYDTQSDLIKSLSQEKIAELLNEMSPDDRTALFEEMPPNVVKQMISYLTPEERKIAQQLLGYPEDSVGRLMTPDYIAIRENWTVQETLDYIRKYGHDKETLNILYVVDDKGKLIDDIKIRDFLLAPLDTKVSELMDGNYVSLKVNDDQETAIEVFKKYDRIALPVTDSSGVLVGIVTVDDVLDVAEEETTEDIHKSAAVEALEEPYPDTPVMKMIKKRAGWLSILFISEMFTATAMGFFEHYIAQAVVLAIFVPLIISSGGNSGSQASTLIIRALALNEISLKDWLYVFRRELFAGLILGLILAFIGFLRITVWQAIGEVYGAHWFLLSLTVAGSLIGVVTWGSLMGAMLPFIMKKLGFDPATSSAPFVATLVDVTGIVIYFTVAHIMLSGTLLP, encoded by the coding sequence ATGCTTACTATGCTTGTCAATCCCGAAATCAAAGAATTAATTCAAAAAAGAAATTTTTCGGAACTCAAGGACATTCTAATAGATTGGGATCCTACCGATATAGCGGATTTAATTCTAAATCTGGAAGAAGACGAACGGGCTTTGATATTCAGGCTTCTTCCGAAGGAGCTTGCCGCCGATGTGTTCGAATATCTCGATTACGACACTCAAAGTGATTTAATCAAATCACTCAGTCAGGAAAAGATAGCCGAACTTCTCAACGAAATGTCGCCCGACGACCGTACGGCATTATTCGAAGAGATGCCGCCGAACGTCGTCAAGCAGATGATCAGCTACCTGACGCCCGAAGAACGAAAAATAGCCCAGCAGTTGCTCGGCTATCCGGAAGACAGCGTCGGGCGTTTAATGACTCCCGACTATATCGCTATCCGCGAGAATTGGACGGTTCAGGAAACGCTCGATTATATCAGAAAATACGGACACGACAAAGAAACATTGAACATTTTATATGTAGTGGACGACAAAGGAAAATTAATCGACGATATAAAGATTCGGGATTTTCTGCTGGCGCCGCTCGATACTAAAGTGTCGGAATTGATGGACGGAAATTATGTTTCGCTGAAAGTAAACGACGATCAGGAAACTGCAATCGAAGTTTTTAAGAAGTACGACAGAATCGCTCTGCCGGTTACCGACTCGTCGGGCGTACTGGTGGGAATCGTCACGGTAGACGACGTGCTCGACGTTGCCGAAGAAGAGACCACAGAAGACATTCATAAGAGCGCGGCTGTCGAGGCGCTCGAAGAGCCGTATCCCGATACGCCGGTGATGAAAATGATTAAAAAACGGGCGGGATGGCTCAGCATTCTTTTTATTAGCGAGATGTTTACCGCAACGGCAATGGGATTTTTCGAACATTACATAGCTCAGGCGGTTGTGCTTGCGATCTTTGTACCTCTGATAATTTCGAGTGGCGGCAACTCGGGTTCGCAGGCTTCTACTTTAATTATACGCGCTCTGGCTCTGAACGAAATTTCTTTGAAAGATTGGCTCTATGTTTTTAGACGTGAATTATTCGCCGGATTAATATTGGGTTTAATTTTGGCGTTCATCGGGTTTTTAAGAATAACAGTATGGCAGGCGATTGGAGAAGTATATGGTGCGCATTGGTTTTTACTGAGTTTAACTGTGGCGGGCTCTTTAATAGGAGTAGTTACCTGGGGAAGCTTAATGGGAGCCATGCTTCCTTTTATAATGAAAAAACTGGGATTCGATCCGGCGACGTCGTCTGCTCCGTTTGTCGCAACTCTGGTGGACGTAACGGGAATCGTAATTTATTTTACCGTAGCGCACATAATGTTAAGCGGGACGCTTTTGCCTTAG
- a CDS encoding LytR/AlgR family response regulator transcription factor — MKKIKTLIVDDEKLAREVVSRYLSEYDEFEIAGECSNGFEAIKLINEIKPDLIFLDVQMPKITGFEMLELIDEPPAIIFTTAFDQYAIKAFEVNAIDYLLKPFSEERFKDALDKAKLSIGNKSDLRDKLNKLKETDREKGERLERVVVKHNNNILIISVDEINYIEAQDDYVMLHTARGNFLKQKTMKWFEKNLDPENFIRLHRSYITRLDAVKQLELFEKESYRAILKDGAKIPVSKSGYQKLKEIMNG, encoded by the coding sequence ATGAAAAAGATAAAAACGCTGATTGTAGACGACGAAAAGCTCGCCCGCGAAGTTGTGTCCCGGTATCTCTCGGAGTACGACGAATTCGAAATTGCCGGCGAATGTTCGAACGGATTCGAAGCGATAAAGTTGATTAACGAAATTAAACCCGACCTGATTTTCCTCGACGTTCAAATGCCTAAAATAACGGGTTTCGAAATGCTCGAATTGATCGACGAACCTCCGGCTATCATCTTTACTACGGCATTCGATCAATACGCCATCAAAGCCTTCGAAGTAAACGCAATCGATTATCTGTTGAAACCGTTTTCGGAAGAAAGGTTCAAAGACGCGCTCGACAAAGCAAAATTATCGATCGGCAATAAATCGGATCTCCGGGACAAACTGAATAAACTGAAAGAAACCGACAGGGAAAAGGGCGAGCGGCTCGAAAGAGTGGTCGTAAAACACAACAATAATATTCTTATTATTTCCGTCGACGAAATCAATTATATAGAAGCGCAGGACGACTATGTAATGCTGCATACGGCAAGGGGAAATTTCCTCAAGCAGAAAACCATGAAGTGGTTCGAAAAGAATTTGGACCCGGAAAATTTTATCCGTCTGCACCGTTCCTACATAACGCGGCTCGACGCCGTCAAGCAGCTCGAACTCTTCGAAAAAGAATCCTACAGGGCAATCCTTAAAGACGGCGCAAAGATTCCCGTAAGTAAATCGGGTTATCAAAAACTGAAAGAAATAATGAACGGGTAA
- a CDS encoding DUF1513 domain-containing protein — MMKPLWTWGGEFFGYRDGDALWTHDGRHVAKFYGNEVYSPDGHYLGEIKNDRLISCLNKKSLRQTRFMLYANRGGIVPYINYVSFVMYAGYEGFPSPGEI; from the coding sequence ATGATGAAACCACTTTGGACGTGGGGTGGAGAATTTTTTGGATATAGAGATGGCGATGCTTTGTGGACACATGACGGGAGACATGTTGCCAAGTTTTATGGAAATGAAGTCTACTCCCCTGACGGTCACTATCTTGGTGAAATCAAAAATGATAGACTAATATCCTGCCTCAATAAAAAATCTTTACGTCAGACTAGGTTTATGTTGTATGCAAATCGAGGTGGAATAGTCCCATATATTAACTATGTCAGCTTCGTTATGTATGCGGGGTATGAAGGTTTTCCATCTCCTGGTGAAATATAA
- a CDS encoding glycosyltransferase family 9 protein codes for MNILIIKWGALGDLIASTPAIRSVRESYPDSKITLLTNKLMTQILPPGFIVDEHIIVDTDRNKVKDSLTKQISTVFKLRRRKFDFALNLRWTSERAALIAYLSGAARRAGSGPEKMKNLYTDFIPHPKGRYHEIHRNLDIVKAAGCKNITDKPIVAISREEEEFAEKIFDESFEKDKPVLCIHPGASRPVRAWLPDRFAEIGKRFVNKYNGNVLLTWGKGEEDLVKFVAGEIGSGAVICKATNTIGKLAAVIKKSTLFFSNCTGPMNVAVAAGTPVVALLASSDPVDWGAYGDINLNIKSPLALESYTDEDERRAMEALQTDYVWELLSKKFESISREDKNAG; via the coding sequence GTGAATATACTGATAATCAAATGGGGAGCTCTGGGCGATTTGATTGCTTCGACCCCGGCTATCCGTTCCGTAAGGGAAAGTTATCCCGATTCGAAGATTACGCTTTTGACGAATAAATTGATGACTCAGATACTCCCGCCGGGCTTCATAGTCGACGAGCATATAATTGTAGACACCGACAGAAATAAAGTGAAAGATTCGCTGACGAAGCAGATATCCACGGTTTTCAAATTGCGAAGACGTAAATTCGATTTTGCATTGAATTTGAGATGGACTTCCGAACGCGCGGCTTTGATTGCTTATTTGAGCGGCGCTGCCAGAAGAGCGGGCAGCGGTCCAGAAAAAATGAAAAATCTTTATACCGATTTTATTCCTCATCCCAAAGGACGCTATCACGAAATTCATCGAAATCTCGATATCGTCAAAGCCGCCGGTTGCAAGAATATTACCGACAAACCGATTGTGGCAATATCGAGGGAAGAGGAAGAATTTGCAGAGAAAATTTTCGACGAATCGTTTGAAAAAGACAAGCCTGTTCTTTGCATTCATCCCGGCGCGAGCCGTCCGGTGAGAGCCTGGCTGCCCGATCGATTTGCCGAAATCGGAAAACGTTTTGTAAATAAATATAACGGGAACGTACTCTTGACATGGGGGAAAGGGGAAGAAGACCTTGTAAAATTCGTAGCGGGTGAAATCGGGAGCGGAGCCGTAATTTGCAAAGCCACAAATACGATCGGAAAACTTGCGGCGGTAATTAAGAAATCGACTCTCTTCTTTTCGAACTGCACCGGTCCGATGAATGTAGCCGTTGCGGCCGGAACGCCTGTAGTGGCTCTCCTGGCGTCGTCCGATCCTGTCGATTGGGGCGCTTACGGCGATATCAATTTGAATATCAAATCGCCGCTCGCGCTCGAAAGTTATACCGACGAGGACGAAAGGCGCGCGATGGAAGCCCTTCAAACGGATTACGTATGGGAGCTTTTAAGCAAAAAATTCGAATCCATTAGCCGGGAGGATAAAAATGCTGGGTGA